acgttgatatcattgtgtgatccagccatgccaaagaaagagtgccagatccagagatcttgagacgccacggcctctagtatgacagtgcaagccctgacatgtcccttatactgcccttgcccagcagaagggcagttcttccactcccagtgcatgcagtctatgctgccaagcatccccgggaagcccctgctagcattcatcgccaacaaacgggctgtatctgcagctgtcggctctctcaagtactcagggccaaacacagcaatcacagccttgcagaacttatacagggactctaggcatgtagactcgctcatacggacgtactcgtcaatgagatcatcgggcactccgtatgcaagcattcagatggcggcagtgcatttctgataagaggagaaaccaatcttgccgacggcatcctctttgcactcgaagtagtcatcatagccgaccactccctctctaatacggttgaaatcatgcctactcatacggaaccggcggcggaatttgtgatgtttgaacaacgggtttgttgtatcaaagtagtccttccagagaaggaaatgcccactctctcggttacgattcaacgccggaaggtggcccggaatggagccacggaacaacggccgctggttgttgatgtggtgatggaccaacacggcagccaatatctcctcctcgtcgtcggaagacgaatcgtcggagtcgcaaatgaaattgtggaaaaagaactcgtcggcggagtccattttcgtaccttggcaaactgtcgaacaacttgcgggcgtcgaagaaggagacggccggcgagggaAGACGCGGTGCGcacagaccagctagctgccctgccggcgtctgacgagtgtgacggcgtccgacgagcgtgccagtcgtatgcggcgggggcggcgggggcggcgacttggTCGCGGGCGGCTGTGCGGTGGGGGAAGCAGCGGCGGGAACCAGTTTGCTCCCCGGCggcaaaacggcggcggcgggcaactgggggcaggggcggcgttgctgggcggatgtggaggcggcggcagctggaagagtcgccgcaAAATTGGACGGCGGCGTCGGTGACGGAGGAGGCGGGGGCGAGGGTTGCTTGTTGGCCGGGGGGAGGAAGGCCAATGTGCCATagaccagcgggcccggggacAGGAGTAGGCGACCGCGCGCGCGTCAGTcccgtgtccgcgccgacgcaaatcaggctaaaaaatgggccgggaatgggtcgcccgcggacgaaaaacggacgcgcgtccgtttgggtcggcgcgttgggccgccttttctgtccgcgccgacccaaacggacgaccgcggatgaaatgggtcgccccattgaagttgctcttacCATTCATTTTGCCACGTCAAAACAGATTACATCAGcgggaatctttttggttttcggcttaaaaatattttatctcctaattaaaaatccaattaaaaatccattttcaccattaaatccgcctcgacgagatcttcaaaactagatctcatgttgatatgtttcgacgaatttttttatcaaaagttgccatgatgtttacattgtGGTTGCCGTAGTGTTTATattaaagttgccatgtggcaattttagtttatagatcatggcatttccattactttgaccatgaaaattatttttttataAGCCATGGCAATTtgaagtgcatgtatcatggcaattttagtttatgattcatggcaagtctagtttcttaattctccgTTTTATATGATGTCAAAATTTACGTTTGTATGTAGAAAAAAAATAACTgagcatatcatggcaacttcagtgtaaacaccatggcaattcatgtgcaatagacatgacaacttttaaCCGTAAAAAAATGGTCCAaacatattgatatgagatctagttttaaagatctcgtcgcgatggatttaatggtgaaaacggatcttcaatcggattttttatttaagagataaaacgttttaaaAACTCAAAATCTAAAAAGATTCTCACATGCATtcatgcgatgacgtggcaatctgttCGCTTTAGAGACGAGTGGTGCGTCTCCCTTCCTATCACACGTGTGGTAGTTATCGACGTCCTTGTTTTTTTCGAGAAAGAAAAAACATCAGCTCTGCCCAGCAGCCCATAGTCTCTTTGGTTTTAGCCCAGCCCACCAGAGTAAAACACTCCCTTCCCCTCTGTTCCCCATCCCTACGGTACGTACCCTAGCCGCCAGCAGTCGCGCGCTCCCCGCGCTCCCTGCTCCCCGTCCCCCGCTCGAGGCATCGCCGTCCGTCGTCCACGGCCAGAGCAAGCGCCCTCCACCTCTGCCCTTTCACGCCAGAGCCAGGTTTCTTCTAGAACCCACGTCGAGGTTCGAGCGAGATGGGGTTGAGGGACAAGAAGAGGAACCAGAGGCGTGTGCTCTCGCGGCGCTCCGCCGGCCCCCGGACCGGCGAGGGCAAGGATTTCCTGGTGCGTGCTTTGCTCCCCTTCGAACCAAATCAAACCCCAACAGAGAgaaaacacacacgcacgcatccTTTTGGTCGCTGTCCCTGACGCCGTGTTGTGAATTGTGATTGGCGCAGCCGCTGGAGGGGAAAGAGCAGAGGATCCGGGAGAAGCAGCAGCCCGAGGAGCCGGAGAACACGGCCACCGTCCTGTACATCGGCCACATCCCCCACGGCTTCTACGAGGACCAGATGCAAGGTCTGTCTCTCTCAGCAGAGCTCAGAGAAGCGCAGGGGGTGCGATGGGTCTGGTTCTGATACAGTCTTTGTTGGTTTGGTTGATTTTTGCAGGTTTCTTTCAGCAGTTTGGGGCTGTTAAGAGGGTCAGGATTGCCCGGAACCGCAAGGTATCGTATGCTGCGTTACGAGGTATCTGATGATCTGTGTGCTGTTTTCTGCGAGCATCTAACTTGCTGTTTGGTGGTATGTGTAGACAGGAAAGTCCAAGCATTATGGTTTCATTGAGTTTGAGAACCCTGAGGTAAGCACGTGCGTTGGGATATATCAGATTATCAGGGCACACTGTATGTTTGTTGCCTGCTTACAGATTCCTGGCATGTTCTTGGTATATCAGGTGGCGAAGATTGTAGCTGATGAGATGAATAACTACCTCTTGTTTGAGCACACTCTGCAAATTGCGCCTGTCCCACTGGAGAAAGTTCATGCCAAATTGTAATCACCATGACTGTGCTGCTTAATTctgtttatttttgctttttgataACAGAAACATAGCCTTCATCTTCTGTTTAGGAGTACACATTAATCACCACTAAATGAGGTCAATATATTCTTGGGCAAATGCTGTCTACTTTGTGTTTCTCTGTCATGGAATACTGTTTACCGTGACATACCCTCCGAACAGGCTACATACATTTACTTGATATTACCTAGGCTATTTCTTCCACTGCATTGCACAGCTAGTAATGATGCAAGCTCATTGGGGTAACATAGATTGGTGTTGATACTTTCTGATTGCTTTATGCAAACTGTAAGTCATGTTAGAAATATATATCAGTAGGCATAGTAAGTGATATGTGAATGTCAAAACTAAATTATGAAGTCAAGGATTTGTGACAGTAATATGAATTGGTATATATACCACTGCATTGATAAGTGCATAACTGAAGCATTGATGGCAATCTCTTGCAACTTTGCAAGAATTTGCAAGCGTCTTGTGTTAGATTTCATTTGTGTGCCTGTATTTATTATTGAATCCTTGGTTCTTTTTGTGTACTTAATACGGTGGTTGCAGCAACTCTTCTACAGCACTCGAGTTTTGTTTCCCTGTACTTTCGTAACATATAGCTGTACATAGTTGCTGTTTCTTGCGTTTTGATTAAAATGAGAACATAATTCTTACTATCTACAATGTCCATATCTTGTATCGCTTCTAGATGGAAAGGTGTGCGGAAGGGATTTGTACCAGTTGACCGGGTAGCAATTGAACGGAATAAGCTTAGTAAGGTAATTGCTAACGACAACTGGAACGCAAAAGTTTAACGCTGTAGATTAATATTAGCTGTTGTGTTACCAGGATAAAACAGTAGAAGAGCATAAGAGGATGCTTGAAGGAATTGTAAAGCGGGATGAGAATCGTCGCAAAAGAATCAAGGCTGCTGGCATCGATTATGAGTGTCCACCCCTTGTAAGTAACACTTTGATGCTGTTCATTGATTTACTAAATCTATCTTAATCAGATCTGAAATAGCTCAGCAATTCGCCACAGAATTGAAATGGTATTAGGAAAATTTCaacttcttttttcatctttggCAGAAGGCATGCATTTGTAGTTTTCTAGAAGCCAATTTTGCCATGTGTTACTGTGTAGGTCCTTGATAATTAGAGTACTGCTTGTTTATTCTTATCTACATTTGCTTGCTGAAATAATTTATGTATTAGCACCATTGTTCGTCCCAGACTTTGCTTAATCATATTATGAGCTGTGCTTCAATTGTTCTTAACGGATAAACAGTTGATATTGATCACTAGTACATTAGCTTCTGTTTTCTAGCTTTTTTTTTTCTGCTTCTATTGTGTGTGAGGTAATAACAAAATATTTGCCTGCTTGCTAATGCTTTCTTGGCTATACAGATTGGGAGCGTTCAGCCTTCAGCTAAGAAGATCAAGTTTGATGAGGATTAGCTATACATAATGCAGATGGATATCCAGTGGGAGTGACGGGACTGCTGAGTTAAACATGGCTGGTCTATTTTTGGTGAGGATGAGATGGCGGTTTCGTACATCTGTTTTGCATCATGTCTTCAGTGGATGTTGTATTAGGTAAGTGACTGATGTATGTTGGTGAAGAAGCATGAATATGTGGTGGAAAATGAATGACTTTCTTCCTTACCTGCCTCACTATAGATATTTTACATCCTTCATCTGTCAATGCAGACGCACCGTAAAATTAATGCTGATTCATGCCATCGCTGTTACCTCATAGTATTGATGATATATAGAAGTTTGACTTAAAAAAGTACACCATATAATTTGGAATGGGGAGAGTAGTTATTTTATATACACAATGTTTTAAATATGGATATCGGTAGTTCTATCATCTCTGtctctacctaataataataaagcatggaGGGTTCGTCCGTCGCCCTTTTTTGCAAAAAAGTCCTTTTGTTGAAATCAATCCGCAGTCCATCTTTAAGTCATGCCTAACCATTTTAAAATTTTCTCAAAAAACCCCCTGACGTTTCAGGTAATCAACCCGCCATCCATATTTAAGTCATACGAATCGTTTTTTGTGTTTTAACAGAAAACCCCCTGACCTTTCGGTTAATCAATCCGCAATTTATCTAAAAcaaaattatccatatcttttaaaccgtaactccgatttgaacatattatatatgaaatttgattagaaaaatgtgtagaatctaaatatgcTGTTACTTTTAGCTGTTAAATATTTCTAAACTATTAATTTGGGTGCAAACTTAATCCATAGTGCACGGTCCGTTTTTTCTTTCGCACTGGCGGCGATCCAAATTGCAAATAAACACACATTAAAACCAGATTGAGAGGGAAAAaatattgataaccacgcatgcACAACTCTGGAAAACCTGGCAGGAAAAAATAACATTTTTCTCATCTTATTCTGAGCGATTATGTGCGTGCGAGCACGCGCGCgtgcttgcgtgtgtgtgtgtgtgagagagagagagagacgccttaggactgACCACATTCAAATGCGTTTTTGTTGTGTGAGCATTGAGACCATCGCCGGGAACACAAATGTGATGCCATTTTAAATAAAGAACGTCTACCTATCAGGGTCTCGAGTCGTGGTTATTGGCTTAAGAGTGTTTTTTtgatcccgttgcaacgcacgggctcttttgctactCATTAAAAATGCTTAATCATGAAATATTTTCATGCGAAACTAATTATGTTAATTTTTTTTTAACATAATAGTCGGTTTATATGTCGATAGTCAAAGTTAGAGAAGTATGGTTGCACATTTTTAGAACATTAATTGATAGATATGTAAAATTTACCACATGTCTTACTCCTTAGCAGTGGCGTAGAGGAAAAGTAAATCACATACGCATAGAAAGTAGAAAAAGAAATCAGGTTATTGTCCGTGTAAGAATAATTACAACTTTTTATGGTAATTACAGCAAAATCAGCAAATTATTGCCTCTTTGTCTACAGTGGATGCGTCCACCTGCAAGCCTACATTTCtatttcctccgttcctaaatataagtctttttagcgGTTTTACTATAGaccacatacaaagcaaaatgagtgaacctatacTTTAAaaggcgtctatatacatccgaatgtattagaatctctaaaaagacttatatttaggaacggagggagtatctctcgTGAAATTGTAACTCCCCAAACCACCTCCCAAAACTTAACTCCTTCAATCATAAATTTTTAGGACAGTCGGTCCCCTAAAAACTACTCCCCAAACCTTAATTTTGCACAACTTTCAGCATTCAAACATGATATGAACTTAACAAATTGATTAAATATCACAATAGTGCACAATTAAACATCACATAACTAAACATGGTGGAACTAACATAAGCTAAACTTGATTAATTTTAATTACATCTTAGCTAACCTAATTTAAGCTAATCGCCAGAGGGGGAGATGGcaatgggctccttccccttgtcGGAGCCTGATGCCCGTCGTCATGCGTGCCCTTTGGCGTGGCCTCATCGGCGAAGGGGTTTGAACCACCGGCATTGAGATATGTCTTGAACTCTGCTCAATCCCGTTGCTTGGTCGCACACGTGGCTGGGATGGCGATGACAGTCGCATGGCTTTGGAAGAGGCCTCGATCGCGAGGTGCTCCTCGAGGACCTCGGAATCAGTCTACatggcggggagggggggggggggggcataacCTCGTCTCCTCATGAGGCCATTTACGCCTCGTCGACTATGTGCTCATCGAGCACCTCCTCCTCCATGTTGAGTTCCCGCTCGTCCTCGTCCCATGGTTCGAGATCCATGGAGTAGGGCGTCGTCAAGGTGAAAGGAGTGCGTCAGCGACTGGAGAACCGCAATTGTGCGCAGaggacgatgaggatgcgggatacaACCCCACACACCACCATGGAACCGTCGCCGGCACAGTGACTTTGCAGTGACCATCACACGAAACGGTAAGAAATATAAAATATAAGCCTGTTTTATAGCATGAGTAATTAATCGTTATTGTTACATAGAACTAGGTCACTGGGGGAGGAGCCCAGTGGGCAAGGTGTGGCGGCCGCCACACCTTGATTCGGCACCATTTTTTTTTATATAAGCATACACTTTTTCTTCATGAGAATACCTAAGCATATACTGCTTGTTTGTTTTAGATCACACTAGATCGATTCACCCAAGCAAAGCTAGACGGAAGCACACAAGTTAGATCAGAAGCAGATAAGCAGGCAACTTGATTGATGTGCTGCATAGCACATGCACATCTCACCCTGTAGACGTACGTGAACCAGCTCGCTTCAGCTGCACCCCTtaaagcatctacaaccggacctttcaaacccgcctcatacgctCGGGCAAACCGTTCGGTCACTGCTCGATCACGATTTTTTGACCCAGGCGGGCTTCTCAAACAACCCTCAAACGTTCGGGCTAaccggcaccccccatatccaacccaaatatgaGGCAGATATGGGACGCCCGGGCACTCCCGCCATGTCGGACCCGACAACCCGACCCTAccccaaattgcaccaaatccaccccgAAGACCATGCCAGATCCATTTGctatctcctctcttcttcctcctccgcgccgTCCGTCTCGCGCTCCCACGCCGCGCCCGCTCCGCAGCCGTTCTCAGGCTCTCCGCCGCCAGCTCCGGAAGAGCGCTCCCGTCCTTGCCGCGGGGGACGTCGTCACCGGCCTGGACACCACCGTGGTACGTCCGGCAACTTCCGGCTCCTTAAGATGACAGTTCGCCACACCTTAATTTTTTTTCGTCCTCCGCCTTTGAACTAGGTAATTGCATGTGTGTTGCACCGAGAGCATAATTtgcactccctccattccacaatgtagtgcgcccGCGCTTTACGAGATCcaagtttgaccataaatttaaccatcGAAActgactgcggcgggagcaaaaattataccaatGTATTATGGAGTACTAAAGAGCGAGTTGTCCAGCTAGGGAAAATTTGCATAGTCTTTGTCTGTGTGTTTCATCTGTGTTTTTTCTTTTAGTATGTACTGCACACGACTGTGATATATGCTGTCCCTAATTTCCAGACCGGGTTACGTGGAGCCCCAATCAACCACAACCACCGCAAATGCAAGAAAAAAGCTCAGAAGCGTCCAGGCTCCACATCAACAATAACCAACATGCTTCCATTTTCAGCATCTCAAAATAAGCGCACGGGGGTGT
This region of Triticum aestivum cultivar Chinese Spring chromosome 2D, IWGSC CS RefSeq v2.1, whole genome shotgun sequence genomic DNA includes:
- the LOC123049045 gene encoding MKI67 FHA domain-interacting nucleolar phosphoprotein, translated to MGLRDKKRNQRRVLSRRSAGPRTGEGKDFLPLEGKEQRIREKQQPEEPENTATVLYIGHIPHGFYEDQMQGFFQQFGAVKRVRIARNRKTGKSKHYGFIEFENPEVAKIVADEMNNYLLFEHTLQIAPVPLEKVHAKLWKGVRKGFVPVDRVAIERNKLSKDKTVEEHKRMLEGIVKRDENRRKRIKAAGIDYECPPLIGSVQPSAKKIKFDED